The Sporomusaceae bacterium FL31 sequence CGCAGATTCCAGCTATCCTGACTGTATTTGGTATGTGCCAGTTGGCAAGCATTGTCTTGTTCCTGTTGACTAAGCTGACCAGGCTCGGCTTCAACTCCCAGCGCTGAACCAAAAACGTCCATCATGGCTTGACAAGCTTGCTGCCAGCCAACCTCCCTGCCTAATGCTTCCGAAAGTGATATTGCCCGTTTAGCAAGCATCCCAGTCAATAACGCTTCCATCCCTGGCGCCGGCAGGTTGAGCAGCGAAGCAACCAGTTCCGGATCAAAAGTCAGCAGAATGGAACCATGCTGTAAAACCACCCCGTCTTTACGTACCTGAGCACTGCCTACCATTTTTCGGCCTTGCACGGTAATCTCATATTGAGAAGGGGCATCAAAGCAGGCCGCTGAAGTATGAGAGCGCTTGGTCTGACCGTACGCTCCGGCAGGAATGCTCATACACGCATCAATCCCCAGTCTTTTCAGTCCGGCTAGAATGCCTCCACTAAAATAACGGTATGATGCTGTAATGGTTGTAGGAATAAGCGGATGATCAGCCCGCACCACCACACTGTAAGTCAGTTCAGCATCATGCAGCACAGCCCGTCCGCCGGTCAGCCGCCGCACCACATCAATCCCTTGTTTCCGGCAACGCTCAATATTGACTTCGGCGGCAGCCCTTTGAAAATAGCCCAAGCTTACTGCCGCCGGTTCCCAACCATAAAATCGAATGGTAGGTGGCACTTCGCCATGAGCATGGGCTTGCAAAATGGCTTCATCCACCGCCATATTGACGGCTGCCCGCTGAATGCCGCTGTTAATGATTCGCCACTTCATAGGCAATACCGCTCCACGCTCTTGGTTTTTACAGCAAAGATTTCACTTTCAACAATGGCTTGCTCAGCCTCTGTCCGGTTAAGCGGCCGCGGATAGTTATACATCACGCCGCCAGGACGTTCGTTATAATAAGGCCGGTTACAGTCCGGACAGCCGCTGGTTTCAAAAGCCGCTCCATCTGCCAGCAGACTTTCTATTTGTTCACTGGGGAGGTTAATCCCGGTTAAATTTCCGTCACAATATTGGAACACAGTCCGGCTGCAGCCTTTCTTAAGTAAAAAATGGGCAATTTGAACTCGCCGGTACTGACCAATAGAAGGCGGCTGCCGGTCAAACCAGGCTGTTCCTCTGATCGGCGTAAAGGCAAATAAGCCAACCGTGATCCCCTGTACTAAACAATCGGCAATGGTACTGACCATTTCCGCTTCGGTTTCCCCTAACCCCACCATAAGATGAGTACTGGCCCGGCCGGGCAATTCTCTCGCACACCGGTTAAGCAGTTCCCAGCGCCTGGTCCAATCACCATCTTTAACCTGCCGGAAAATTTTTGGAGTGGCAGCATCAAGAGCTATACAGATGCGTTCAGCACCTCGCTCAATCAATTCCCTGGCCTGCTCTACGCTGTCGATCGTACTTGAAATGCAGACAGGAATGGAACTCTCACTAGTCAAAGACGCCAGGGCATCAAGACTTTCTTGCCAGCTTTGCGGGTTTCGCACAACTTGCAGGCAAGCCCGCTTTAAGCGTCCGGCTTGAAAAGCAGCATGAATCGCTTCAGCAGCCTCTTGCCCGGGTATTTCCGGCCAAGTAACCCTGGAGAGCATATTGGCCCGGGCGCCACTATCCCTGGACTGGGCACAAAACCGGCAGTTATTCAGGCATTTTTCACCCAGCATAATATAAGCGGTAGTAGGAAGCACGTCAGTCTTTAATTGCTTCTTGCCTGCCACACAAGCAGTACCAGCTGACAGTTTCCACATGCTCACAGTACACAGCACTCCTCTCCCCGCGTAATTTTAAGTCCCAGCCTTTCCGCCAGAGCCACAGCAGCAGGCGCTGGGTTTACAATAGAATTCAGGGCGATGCGAACAGCCCATTTGTCAATATCCTCCCGGTAACGGCCGCCAGGGCGCATACAACCAAGATGGATTGGAATATCAGGAAACATCAGCCGTGCACTGGACAAAATCTCGGCCACCGCCACAAGACTGGGCGGCTTCCGGTCAGCAAACCGAGTCCCTCGTGTCGGCATGAAAATAATGAAGGTGAGCGTCTCGGCTCCCAGTTCACGCAACAGTTCTAACGCCCGGTACTCACCGCAAATTTCCCCACCATTCAGGCCAATACAAATATGCGGCATAACCCGCACCTTACGACGCAAGGACTGATAGCACCGGATATAGTCCTCTACTTTGCGTCCGCTGCCAAACACGTCCTGTATCGTAGCATTGTCGGCAACGAAATCAAAAGACACACAGTCCGCAACGCCTGCCAGCATGTCAATCTCAGCATCACTGACCAGACCGACATGCATATTGTAGCGCCGCCCCTGCTTGAGCTCAGCCAGCCTGGCAATATGCTCTCCGATAGGAACAGCCCCGTCGGCCTGGCAGCCGCCGCTGACCAGCCAGCTAGGGCTGGAGTCAGCGGCAGTCATTTCGTCAATAGGCTGCATATGTTTCAGATAATGGCCGCCACAGTGGGCGCAATTCAGTTCGCAGTTAGGGCCAGTGACCGTAACTGGCTTAGTCTTTTTCGGGTATGCGAAGCGAATGG is a genomic window containing:
- the lipM gene encoding octanoyltransferase LipM, with the protein product MKWRIINSGIQRAAVNMAVDEAILQAHAHGEVPPTIRFYGWEPAAVSLGYFQRAAAEVNIERCRKQGIDVVRRLTGGRAVLHDAELTYSVVVRADHPLIPTTITASYRYFSGGILAGLKRLGIDACMSIPAGAYGQTKRSHTSAACFDAPSQYEITVQGRKMVGSAQVRKDGVVLQHGSILLTFDPELVASLLNLPAPGMEALLTGMLAKRAISLSEALGREVGWQQACQAMMDVFGSALGVEAEPGQLSQQEQDNACQLAHTKYSQDSWNLRR
- a CDS encoding radical SAM protein, which produces MESLERLPVSETIRFAYPKKTKPVTVTGPNCELNCAHCGGHYLKHMQPIDEMTAADSSPSWLVSGGCQADGAVPIGEHIARLAELKQGRRYNMHVGLVSDAEIDMLAGVADCVSFDFVADNATIQDVFGSGRKVEDYIRCYQSLRRKVRVMPHICIGLNGGEICGEYRALELLRELGAETLTFIIFMPTRGTRFADRKPPSLVAVAEILSSARLMFPDIPIHLGCMRPGGRYREDIDKWAVRIALNSIVNPAPAAVALAERLGLKITRGEECCVL
- a CDS encoding radical SAM protein; amino-acid sequence: MSMWKLSAGTACVAGKKQLKTDVLPTTAYIMLGEKCLNNCRFCAQSRDSGARANMLSRVTWPEIPGQEAAEAIHAAFQAGRLKRACLQVVRNPQSWQESLDALASLTSESSIPVCISSTIDSVEQARELIERGAERICIALDAATPKIFRQVKDGDWTRRWELLNRCARELPGRASTHLMVGLGETEAEMVSTIADCLVQGITVGLFAFTPIRGTAWFDRQPPSIGQYRRVQIAHFLLKKGCSRTVFQYCDGNLTGINLPSEQIESLLADGAAFETSGCPDCNRPYYNERPGGVMYNYPRPLNRTEAEQAIVESEIFAVKTKSVERYCL